The Vibrio tubiashii genome includes a window with the following:
- a CDS encoding alpha-amylase family glycosyl hydrolase, producing the protein MKKLNIYQVFTRLFGNTNQTNIPWGTIEQNGVGKFSDLTDKALLEIKKLGITHIWYTGVPHHAVIGDYSEIGISNDHPSVVKGRAGSPYAVKDYYSVNPDLADNPSERNQEFAALIERTHNAGMKVIIDIVPNHVARVYKGLNNPKGVSDFGAHDDTSLAYAKDNNFYYIPNQAFELPDTLLEEPPLGGEKHPDLDEPYHEFPAKWTGNGSRLAKPNHDDWYETVKVSYGVKPDGSKDFATLPEEYRFKSANEHFEFWSDKQVPDSWTKFRDIALYWLEQGVDGFRYDMAEMVPVEFWSFMNSSIKHVNPDAFLMAEVYQPDLYRDYIQLGKMDYLYDKVDLYDSLKEVIQDKGSTREIGRIQHELRDIEHHMLHFLDNHDEQRLASPEFAGSGEKGKPAMLVSACLSTSPTMIYFGQEVGEAGTEMAGFGQPSRTSIFDYIGVPAHQRWMNEGRFDGGLLSPAELELRNFYSTLLNLTLNHSALCGEYHDLYAANFDNFADMQDKLYAFARSDDEQAIVIATNFSDKQSKLIELIIPDNLVQLWQLSSGQYPLVDKLNQQTYHLKVDENGASIEIDLAPLATHFLCLDHLKQLRG; encoded by the coding sequence ATGAAAAAACTCAATATCTATCAAGTCTTCACTCGGCTATTTGGCAACACCAATCAAACCAATATTCCATGGGGAACGATTGAACAAAATGGCGTCGGGAAATTCAGCGATTTGACTGATAAGGCATTATTGGAGATTAAAAAGCTCGGTATCACGCATATCTGGTATACGGGCGTTCCCCACCATGCTGTTATTGGTGACTACAGTGAGATAGGTATTAGCAATGATCACCCAAGCGTGGTCAAAGGGCGTGCTGGGTCACCTTACGCAGTCAAAGATTACTACTCGGTCAATCCCGATTTAGCCGACAACCCTAGCGAGCGCAACCAGGAGTTTGCAGCGCTGATTGAAAGAACGCATAACGCGGGCATGAAGGTCATCATCGACATCGTGCCCAACCATGTTGCACGCGTTTACAAGGGGCTGAACAACCCAAAAGGCGTCAGCGATTTTGGTGCCCATGATGACACTAGCCTTGCTTACGCCAAAGATAACAACTTCTACTATATTCCCAATCAAGCGTTTGAGTTGCCCGATACTCTGCTTGAGGAGCCGCCACTTGGTGGTGAAAAACATCCAGACCTTGACGAGCCATATCATGAGTTTCCTGCAAAGTGGACAGGCAATGGGTCGCGCCTTGCTAAACCTAATCATGATGATTGGTATGAAACGGTAAAAGTTAGCTATGGGGTAAAACCCGACGGCAGCAAAGACTTTGCAACGCTACCCGAAGAATACCGATTTAAATCTGCCAATGAACACTTTGAGTTTTGGTCAGATAAGCAAGTACCTGACTCTTGGACTAAGTTCCGCGATATCGCCCTGTATTGGCTTGAACAAGGCGTCGATGGTTTCCGTTACGATATGGCAGAAATGGTCCCTGTCGAGTTTTGGAGCTTTATGAACTCGTCGATTAAACACGTTAATCCAGATGCGTTCCTCATGGCGGAGGTCTATCAACCCGACTTGTATCGCGACTATATTCAGTTGGGCAAGATGGACTATCTATACGACAAAGTCGATCTGTATGATTCACTCAAAGAGGTGATTCAAGACAAGGGCTCGACCAGAGAGATTGGACGCATACAGCATGAGCTGCGCGATATAGAGCACCATATGCTCCACTTCCTCGATAACCACGACGAGCAGCGCTTGGCTTCCCCTGAGTTTGCAGGCAGTGGCGAAAAAGGTAAGCCCGCTATGTTGGTCTCGGCATGTTTATCCACCTCACCAACCATGATTTACTTTGGTCAGGAAGTTGGCGAAGCGGGCACTGAAATGGCAGGGTTTGGTCAACCATCACGAACTTCAATCTTTGACTATATTGGTGTCCCTGCCCACCAGCGTTGGATGAATGAAGGACGCTTTGACGGTGGTCTGCTATCACCAGCAGAACTCGAACTGAGAAACTTCTACAGCACACTGCTTAACCTAACATTAAACCATTCAGCCCTATGTGGTGAGTACCATGACTTATACGCCGCCAATTTTGATAACTTCGCGGATATGCAGGATAAACTGTATGCGTTTGCTCGCTCCGACGATGAGCAAGCCATCGTCATCGCCACTAATTTTAGTGACAAGCAATCAAAGCTGATCGAGCTCATTATCCCAGATAACCTAGTACAGTTATGGCAATTAAGCAGTGGGCAATATCCTCTCGTTGATAAACTTAATCAGCAAACATATCACCTAAAAGTAGACGAAAACGGCGCAAGCATCGAAATAGATCTTGCTCCATTGGCAACCCATTTCCTATGTTTAGATCATCTCAAGCAGTTGAGAGGTTAA
- the yegD gene encoding molecular chaperone — protein sequence MFIGFDYGTANCSVATLVDGQVKQIPLVGEDFYIPSTLCAPTSEVVSEYLFRILGIKPSDAAGEQMLRRAIKLNAEEGLDVRSDDVKFGHEALNLYLEDPQDVYYVKSPKSFLGAMGLRDMQLSFFEDLVCAMMANIRQRTEAVLEQEVTQTVIGRPVNFLGRGGEESNIQAEGILRRAALRAGFKDVEFQFEPVAAGLDYEASLEQDKNVLVVDIGGGTTDCSFLRMGPTWAGKQDRRDSLLAHSGQMVGGNDLDIFTAFKQFMPEFGMGTQNLAGLEVPTTQFWNPIAINDVQAQRKFYGHDNRKQLQLLIKEAQNPEKLRRLFELYQGTLGYAVIREAEQTKIALGDEENYQAQIQLINELVSIPVLKSDMEEAISVPTEKIKALVKEAINQSGIQPDVVYMTGGSARSPILRGAVNAILPSTPIVSGNYFGSVTAGLARWASIIYT from the coding sequence ATGTTTATTGGATTTGATTATGGAACCGCGAATTGCTCAGTTGCAACGCTAGTCGATGGACAGGTGAAACAGATTCCTTTGGTTGGAGAGGATTTTTATATACCGTCAACCTTGTGTGCTCCAACGTCAGAAGTGGTGTCGGAATACCTATTTAGAATCCTAGGAATTAAGCCCTCTGATGCAGCCGGAGAACAGATGCTTCGTCGTGCGATTAAACTCAATGCCGAAGAAGGCCTGGATGTGCGCAGTGATGATGTTAAGTTTGGCCATGAAGCGCTCAACCTCTATTTAGAAGACCCTCAAGACGTTTACTACGTTAAATCGCCCAAATCGTTTTTAGGTGCAATGGGGCTGCGCGATATGCAGTTGTCATTTTTTGAGGATCTGGTGTGTGCCATGATGGCGAACATTCGCCAACGAACGGAGGCGGTTCTAGAGCAAGAGGTGACCCAAACCGTGATTGGTCGCCCGGTGAACTTTCTTGGTCGAGGTGGAGAAGAGTCTAACATTCAAGCCGAAGGTATCTTACGTCGTGCCGCTTTAAGGGCGGGCTTCAAAGATGTCGAGTTTCAGTTTGAACCTGTTGCCGCTGGGTTGGATTATGAAGCCTCATTAGAACAGGATAAAAATGTCTTGGTTGTCGATATTGGTGGTGGTACTACAGACTGCTCGTTCTTACGCATGGGGCCAACATGGGCGGGAAAACAAGATCGTAGGGATTCACTGTTAGCCCACTCTGGTCAAATGGTAGGTGGTAACGATCTAGATATTTTTACCGCGTTTAAGCAGTTTATGCCTGAGTTTGGTATGGGAACGCAAAATCTAGCAGGGTTAGAAGTGCCGACTACCCAATTTTGGAATCCTATTGCCATTAATGATGTTCAAGCACAGCGTAAGTTCTATGGTCATGATAATCGAAAACAGTTGCAACTACTGATTAAGGAAGCGCAGAACCCAGAAAAACTACGCCGACTATTCGAACTATATCAGGGCACACTGGGATATGCCGTCATCAGAGAAGCCGAGCAGACCAAAATTGCGTTGGGTGATGAAGAAAACTATCAAGCGCAAATTCAGTTGATTAATGAGTTGGTCTCTATTCCTGTCTTAAAATCGGATATGGAAGAGGCTATTTCAGTTCCGACTGAGAAGATTAAAGCGTTAGTCAAAGAAGCGATTAATCAAAGCGGCATTCAGCCCGATGTGGTCTATATGACAGGAGGCTCTGCTCGCTCACCGATCTTAAGAGGCGCAGTGAATGCGATATTGCCATCTACCCCTATTGTTAGCGGTAACTATTTTGGTTCAGTGACGGCTGGGCTAGCACGTTGGGCAAGCATTATCTATACGTAA
- a CDS encoding helix-turn-helix domain-containing protein has protein sequence MAIRPFFAKNAQTKLQALQHMWTNGWSISHTSAVLNFSSSGTLAVWLKLYERDGFLGLERSRGRPAMSNHPFIKNKHDDEKTLEELREELAYLRAENAVLKKLEELEQEKHRRTKKKRK, from the coding sequence ATGGCTATCAGGCCTTTCTTTGCAAAGAATGCTCAAACTAAACTGCAAGCTTTACAACATATGTGGACGAACGGTTGGTCTATCAGTCACACTAGTGCGGTTTTAAACTTTTCCTCCTCTGGCACACTCGCTGTTTGGCTCAAACTGTACGAAAGAGATGGCTTCCTGGGGCTTGAACGTAGCAGAGGACGACCCGCAATGAGTAATCACCCTTTTATTAAAAACAAGCACGATGACGAGAAAACACTCGAAGAGCTCAGAGAGGAGTTAGCGTACTTGCGAGCAGAGAATGCTGTCCTAAAAAAGTTAGAGGAGCTAGAACAAGAGAAGCATCGTCGAACCAAGAAAAAACGAAAGTAG
- a CDS encoding transposase — protein MSKYSRALKCSIAKQYLQGESSCQELSRLHSIPPRQIRYWAQVFDIHGYQAFLCKECSN, from the coding sequence ATGTCCAAATACAGCCGAGCGTTGAAATGCTCTATTGCTAAGCAATACCTTCAAGGCGAGAGTTCATGTCAGGAGCTCTCTCGCCTTCATTCCATACCACCGCGTCAAATACGTTACTGGGCACAAGTATTCGATATTCATGGCTATCAGGCCTTTCTTTGCAAAGAATGCTCAAACTAA
- a CDS encoding LysR family transcriptional regulator yields MNLRQLEVFYAVMKTGTVSGAAKQLFVSQPNVTRVLSHTEQQLGFALFERVKGRLIPTKEAKLLLPEAEKVYQQLGQFRNLTNKIKAGEKHLTIGAPPILATILLAPIVDKICRETDYTVEISTGNRDELCDVLIKNELDLAIGFGDETPPAIVRRELLNEEMTVLTPLKSSAQASYSLSELIENEYPLVGLDTRDPLGLRLHQAIHAVDASYHSKISVRSYSAAAELVTYGNCNAVVDPWTAQHYQNKVQTAQLEPAIRVSVSLLHAEHYPLSIAAKWFVEQLDASL; encoded by the coding sequence GTGAATTTAAGACAGCTTGAAGTGTTTTATGCAGTAATGAAAACAGGCACTGTTTCCGGCGCAGCAAAACAGCTTTTTGTTTCCCAACCCAATGTCACCCGCGTTTTATCTCACACCGAACAGCAGTTAGGTTTTGCCCTATTTGAACGCGTTAAAGGGCGTTTGATCCCAACTAAAGAGGCCAAGTTGCTGTTACCTGAAGCAGAAAAGGTTTATCAACAGCTAGGACAATTTAGAAACCTGACCAACAAAATCAAAGCAGGAGAAAAACACCTGACGATTGGCGCTCCGCCGATTCTTGCTACCATCTTACTTGCCCCCATCGTAGATAAAATTTGCCGCGAAACCGATTATACCGTTGAAATTTCTACTGGTAACCGCGACGAGTTATGCGATGTTTTGATCAAAAATGAGCTAGATTTAGCGATTGGGTTTGGTGACGAAACGCCACCAGCAATCGTAAGGCGCGAGCTACTAAACGAAGAGATGACGGTATTAACGCCACTGAAGAGTTCTGCTCAAGCTAGCTATTCACTTTCAGAACTTATAGAGAATGAATACCCCTTAGTTGGGCTAGATACGCGCGATCCATTAGGGTTGCGACTTCACCAAGCTATTCATGCGGTAGACGCCAGCTATCATTCTAAAATTTCAGTAAGAAGCTACAGCGCCGCCGCAGAGCTTGTCACTTATGGAAACTGTAACGCGGTCGTAGACCCATGGACAGCGCAGCATTATCAGAACAAGGTGCAAACCGCTCAGCTCGAACCTGCCATTAGAGTCTCTGTTTCTCTACTTCATGCAGAGCACTACCCATTATCGATCGCGGCCAAGTGGTTTGTGGAACAGCTTGACGCCAGCCTATAA
- the dgcA gene encoding N-acetyl-D-Glu racemase DgcA: MRIEAKAHSIKLATPFVISRGARTHCNVVRVTIRLGNWQGVGECTPYPRYNESVESVLEQIETWQVNLKHLTPVQAKLQLQNFPAGAARNALDCALWALISDMDELGFPAPYFDVNPDIETAMTVSIGSAEAMGEQARQYAQQGATLLKVKLDESDIENRVEAVRQAAPNCKIILDANEAWQDMELESLFHSLAHYDIAMIEQPVPAGQDELLQGIDHPIPLCADESCHTKQDLFSLKGCYEMVNIKLDKTGGLTEAFALEAQARSLGFGVMVGCMLGTSLAMKAALPIATRVEIVDLDGPVLLGQDVENGLIYSDGKLHLL, encoded by the coding sequence ATGCGCATTGAAGCCAAAGCTCACTCAATTAAGCTTGCCACTCCGTTTGTTATTTCTCGTGGTGCCCGAACTCACTGTAACGTCGTTAGAGTGACTATTCGCTTAGGGAACTGGCAAGGAGTCGGTGAATGCACTCCTTACCCACGTTATAACGAAAGTGTTGAATCTGTCCTAGAGCAAATCGAAACTTGGCAAGTGAATCTGAAGCACTTAACCCCAGTACAAGCCAAGCTGCAATTGCAAAACTTCCCTGCGGGTGCAGCGCGTAATGCCTTGGACTGCGCATTGTGGGCACTAATAAGCGATATGGATGAACTCGGCTTTCCCGCACCTTACTTCGACGTTAACCCTGATATAGAAACGGCAATGACGGTATCGATAGGCAGTGCAGAAGCCATGGGAGAGCAAGCGCGCCAATATGCCCAACAAGGGGCAACTTTACTCAAGGTCAAACTTGATGAATCAGACATAGAAAACAGAGTTGAAGCAGTAAGACAAGCCGCGCCAAATTGCAAAATCATTCTTGATGCCAATGAAGCTTGGCAGGATATGGAGTTAGAATCGCTGTTCCATAGCCTCGCTCACTATGATATCGCGATGATTGAGCAACCTGTTCCTGCGGGTCAAGATGAGTTATTGCAAGGCATTGATCATCCAATACCGCTTTGCGCTGACGAGAGCTGCCATACCAAACAAGACCTCTTTTCACTAAAAGGCTGTTATGAAATGGTCAACATCAAGCTAGATAAAACTGGCGGGCTCACCGAAGCGTTTGCACTTGAAGCTCAAGCGCGCTCGCTTGGCTTTGGAGTCATGGTTGGCTGCATGTTAGGCACGTCCTTAGCCATGAAAGCGGCATTGCCAATCGCGACTCGTGTAGAAATCGTCGACCTAGATGGCCCTGTTTTGCTGGGGCAAGATGTGGAGAATGGGTTGATATACAGTGATGGTAAATTGCATTTATTGTAA
- a CDS encoding LytR/AlgR family response regulator transcription factor, protein MTIKEVSAVIADDEPLLRHHLNKMLAEVWPQLEIVGQAKNGQEALEMIEQFEPDIVFLDIKMPQLDGMSAAKALTKMDCPTQVVFITAYDEYALQAFEANAIDYLLKPLSEQRLEQCVVKIKQRIESVTTPTPPDMAALLAQIQQLGHQSAPSYLNWVRASKGEDIHLISIIDVLYFKAEDKYVSVFTQEEGKMVEYLIRTSLKELLQQLDPDNFWQIHRSTIVNVSAVEKVKKVITGKMVVVIGDAKLPVSRAMQSQFTK, encoded by the coding sequence ATGACAATCAAGGAAGTTAGCGCCGTCATTGCCGATGATGAGCCATTGTTGAGACATCACCTTAACAAAATGCTGGCTGAGGTTTGGCCACAATTAGAAATTGTAGGACAGGCTAAAAACGGTCAAGAAGCACTGGAAATGATTGAACAATTTGAGCCTGATATTGTATTTCTTGATATCAAAATGCCACAGCTTGATGGCATGTCGGCAGCAAAAGCTCTCACTAAGATGGATTGCCCAACCCAAGTCGTGTTTATTACTGCTTATGATGAGTACGCGCTACAGGCGTTTGAAGCCAACGCAATTGATTACTTGCTAAAGCCATTATCCGAGCAGCGCCTAGAGCAATGTGTTGTGAAGATAAAGCAGCGAATTGAGAGCGTAACTACACCTACTCCGCCAGATATGGCGGCGCTACTTGCACAAATTCAACAGCTTGGTCATCAATCAGCGCCAAGCTATCTAAATTGGGTAAGGGCAAGCAAAGGGGAAGATATTCACCTCATCTCCATTATAGATGTGCTCTATTTCAAGGCGGAAGATAAGTATGTTTCGGTGTTCACCCAAGAAGAAGGTAAAATGGTCGAGTACCTGATTAGAACCTCGTTAAAAGAGTTGCTCCAGCAACTCGACCCAGACAACTTTTGGCAGATCCACCGCTCTACGATAGTTAATGTCTCCGCTGTTGAGAAAGTGAAGAAAGTTATTACCGGTAAAATGGTCGTCGTAATTGGTGATGCTAAGCTCCCAGTTAGCCGGGCAATGCAAAGCCAGTTTACTAAGTGA
- the dgcN gene encoding N-acetyltransferase DgcN, translated as MSIAQPYLLFLGDVTDPIAAKTARGIALWRPETCKGQLRLNEEAVSLDLPELSLQQAKEQGVKTLVIGTANAGGVIPKSWQQTLIQAAEMGFNIASGMHSRLSDIPQLKLLQEQGRCQLHDVRHFDQSLAVGNGKKRLGKRLLTIGTDCSVGKMFTALALERALKKYSVDARFKATGQTGILIEGSGISVDAVVADFISGAVEAISPDFTDHEWDIIEGQGSLFNPSFAGVSLGLLHGAQADALVLCHEIGRAHIRHLPHCPVPSIEETLSANLAAAKLTNPNVQIVGISLNTSAISEEEARALCADWQEQFKVPVTDPVRFGIDSIAQHIAQL; from the coding sequence ATGTCAATTGCTCAACCTTACCTTCTCTTTCTTGGCGATGTTACTGATCCAATCGCAGCCAAAACAGCCCGTGGCATTGCCCTGTGGCGCCCAGAAACCTGTAAGGGGCAACTGAGGCTGAACGAAGAAGCCGTGTCATTAGATTTACCTGAGTTATCCTTGCAACAAGCGAAAGAGCAAGGCGTCAAAACCCTAGTTATAGGCACCGCCAATGCAGGTGGCGTTATCCCAAAGAGTTGGCAACAGACGTTAATTCAAGCAGCTGAAATGGGCTTCAACATTGCGTCTGGAATGCATAGCCGCCTATCCGATATTCCTCAGTTAAAGTTGCTCCAAGAACAAGGCAGATGCCAACTTCACGATGTACGCCACTTTGATCAGTCACTTGCAGTCGGGAATGGTAAGAAACGTCTCGGTAAGCGCCTTTTAACCATCGGCACCGATTGCTCAGTTGGCAAAATGTTTACTGCCCTAGCACTTGAAAGGGCTCTCAAAAAGTACTCCGTAGATGCGCGATTTAAGGCCACTGGGCAAACGGGCATTTTGATTGAGGGTTCGGGTATTTCAGTCGATGCCGTAGTAGCAGATTTTATTTCAGGTGCAGTAGAAGCGATTAGTCCTGACTTTACAGATCATGAGTGGGATATTATCGAAGGCCAAGGCTCGCTTTTTAACCCTTCTTTTGCTGGCGTTAGTCTCGGGTTACTTCATGGCGCTCAGGCAGACGCTCTGGTGCTTTGTCACGAAATCGGACGAGCGCATATTCGCCATCTACCTCATTGCCCTGTCCCTTCAATCGAAGAGACACTGTCAGCCAACTTAGCCGCTGCGAAGCTCACTAACCCCAATGTTCAGATTGTTGGCATAAGCTTAAACACCTCAGCAATCAGTGAAGAGGAAGCGCGCGCTTTATGCGCCGATTGGCAAGAGCAATTCAAGGTACCTGTGACAGACCCGGTTCGCTTTGGTATTGATTCTATTGCTCAACATATTGCTCAGCTTTAA
- a CDS encoding DsbA family protein yields MADNKLYYVYDPMCSWCWGYKPVWQQICQILEGKIDIQYVVGGLAPDSDQPMPKEMQQQIASYWKRIEDFLGTQFNYDFWNKNIPRRSTYPACRAVLAARKQSAEKQMLTAIQTAYYLEARNPSDSDVLIDLADSIGLDLERFESDFGSVTLNEEFMRELDFARSIGGNSFPSLFVQTAEGLVELQVDYQSAQTTISQIEQLI; encoded by the coding sequence ATGGCTGACAATAAACTTTACTATGTTTATGACCCTATGTGTTCATGGTGTTGGGGGTACAAGCCAGTCTGGCAGCAGATTTGCCAGATATTAGAGGGCAAAATTGATATTCAATATGTAGTTGGCGGCTTAGCGCCAGATTCTGATCAACCCATGCCGAAAGAGATGCAACAGCAAATTGCCTCGTACTGGAAAAGAATCGAAGACTTTCTTGGTACCCAGTTTAATTATGATTTCTGGAACAAAAACATCCCAAGACGTTCTACTTACCCTGCCTGTCGCGCAGTGTTAGCTGCTCGTAAGCAAAGTGCTGAAAAGCAGATGCTGACCGCAATTCAAACTGCGTATTACCTTGAGGCGAGAAACCCGAGTGACAGCGATGTGCTTATCGATCTTGCTGACAGCATTGGTTTAGATTTAGAACGATTTGAGTCCGACTTTGGCTCGGTCACCTTGAACGAGGAGTTCATGCGCGAGTTGGATTTTGCTCGCAGCATTGGGGGTAATAGCTTCCCGTCGTTATTCGTTCAAACGGCTGAAGGACTAGTCGAACTTCAAGTGGATTACCAATCAGCGCAAACCACTATTAGCCAGATTGAACAATTGATTTAG
- a CDS encoding sensor histidine kinase: MTESTNYAANAFKSFAYTTIFCAVIAFVTQSIWPSAYLEHLAISLGYGYSSVVSSLVISRLWPQLSNQVVTGLSIVGAMVFGTLNAYWWLNSYEKFSDISQLKPVAILGFIFSATCFFYFYTHEQKLLAQKELETARRIQSEQEKALVKSQLRQLQSQIEPHFLFNTLANVNALISHDPKAAQHMLGKLTDLLRGTLQNSRKETSTLKAELELVDAYLAIQKIRLDERLNYQITSSINEEVLFAPLLLQPLVENAIQHGIEPKVDGGEISIEISQKEQFMVIEVEDSGVGFANAPNSSGNGIGLENTKERIAALYDNQASLKIKQSASGGVLAVIQIPFNQLTS, translated from the coding sequence ATGACGGAATCGACAAACTACGCAGCAAATGCATTTAAAAGTTTTGCCTATACCACGATCTTTTGCGCAGTGATTGCTTTTGTCACTCAATCTATTTGGCCAAGTGCCTACCTAGAGCATCTGGCGATAAGTTTAGGCTATGGTTACAGCTCGGTTGTGAGCTCATTGGTGATCAGCCGCCTGTGGCCGCAGCTGTCTAATCAAGTGGTTACCGGGTTGTCGATAGTGGGCGCTATGGTTTTTGGTACGCTGAATGCCTACTGGTGGTTAAATAGTTACGAAAAGTTCTCTGATATCAGCCAACTTAAACCAGTAGCAATTCTTGGTTTTATCTTCTCAGCAACATGCTTTTTCTACTTTTACACGCATGAGCAAAAACTTCTAGCGCAAAAGGAGTTAGAAACAGCTAGGCGTATTCAATCAGAACAAGAGAAAGCGTTAGTCAAAAGCCAACTTCGTCAACTGCAAAGCCAAATTGAACCGCATTTTCTATTTAATACCCTTGCTAACGTCAATGCGTTAATTAGTCATGACCCAAAAGCCGCGCAGCATATGTTAGGGAAACTGACGGATTTGCTAAGAGGAACGCTACAAAACAGCCGTAAAGAGACTTCGACTTTAAAAGCAGAATTAGAGTTGGTTGATGCCTACTTAGCGATCCAGAAAATCCGTCTTGATGAACGCTTAAACTATCAGATCACCAGCTCAATCAATGAAGAGGTATTGTTTGCTCCTTTACTGTTGCAACCTTTGGTTGAAAATGCGATTCAGCATGGTATTGAACCAAAAGTCGATGGGGGCGAAATCTCTATCGAAATCTCGCAAAAAGAACAGTTTATGGTTATCGAAGTCGAGGATTCTGGTGTAGGGTTTGCTAATGCGCCAAACAGCAGTGGTAATGGCATTGGGTTGGAAAACACCAAAGAGAGAATTGCTGCGCTTTATGACAACCAAGCGAGCTTGAAAATCAAGCAATCTGCCTCTGGTGGTGTGTTGGCGGTGATTCAAATTCCGTTCAATCAATTGACCTCGTAA